In Candidatus Cloacimonadaceae bacterium, the DNA window GGCAGCGGATGCGATTATTTTGGTGTCCTCCGCGTGGCAGATCATGCACTTGGAGGTGGAAAACGGCACTCCGATGATCTGCATCAGCCGCGTGAAAAAACGCCAAAAAACGAGGATGGCATTGCTTTTGACGCCGCCAAGATAGTCCAGATAGAGCCTCAAATAGTCATAGATCATCTCATGTTCATAAGCTGGAATGATCATCGCGGCGATCAATTCGGTGCCGCATTGCGCGGCTGTCCAGATTTCCGGAGCGTATTCAAAGCCGTGTTCCTTGATCAGAGCGGCTTCGCAGAAGAGATACAATCCCTCATCACTTGGCGCGTAAAGCGTGAACTCATATTCGCCCATGGCGAGAAGCGTGTTTTTTTGGGGTTGTTTGCGCAAGCCTTTGGCGAGGATGGAGATCAGACCATGTTTGGACGTCAAACAGCGGATGATGAGGCTGCTTTCGCTATATTCGCTGAATTTGACAATGATGCCGTGGTCTTTTATCTTTCCTTTCACAGCTTCAGTGCCTCTCTCACGGCGCGAATATCCATCGGGCTGGCAAAATATGTGTGATGATTGGAATAGGTCACATAGCCTGGGGCGCTCTTTCGCGGTTTGCGCACAAAGCGGATCTGAGTATAATCCACCGGCACGTTTGTGGAAAACTTTGCCTTGCTGTACCATGCGGCGAGGCTGCAACACAATCTGATCGTCTCACCGGTGGGTTCTTTCTTGTGAAAATTGCGCAAGAGCACGTGTGCGCCGTGGTAAATGCGGGTGTGAAACCACCAATCATGCGGACGTCCAAGCTGAGTGGTTACGAAGTCATTTTCGCTGGCTTTTCTGCCGATGACGATCTCAAAATCCGGGCTGATCTTCAAGCTGAGGAGTTTGTCGATCATGCTCAATTTCTTGCTCGTCTGAGCGAGGCTTGATCCTTTGCCATCAATGAGATCGACCGACTCACCGGTGGTGATTCTAACCAGGATGTCTTCGATGCTTTTGATCTCGGAATCCGTCTTTTGGATGTTCTCGGTGATAATTTTCAGCCCGTTTTTGGCTTTCTTAAATTTGCGGATAAAGTGGTTCATATTTTCCAGCGGGCTTTTATCCGCGAAGAGAGGTATCTCGATGAGGGGCAGGGAGTTATCAAAGTAGTTCGTGGCGGAAAGCAGGGGCTGTCCGGGGCTGATCGTTTGCAGGTTTTGCTTGATCGTCTCAGCGCAGATAAACCATTTTTGGCTCTGTTCGGCATCCTTGAGCTCGCTCATCTGCTTACGCAGCTTGGCTTTGGCTTTACCGAGCTCCTTTTGCCAGCGGCGCTGTAGCTGTTGAAGTGTGTCAAACTTGTCCTGAGCAAGCAGCACGTGTTCGTAATAAGCGGCGAAATAGTCGTTTAC includes these proteins:
- the recO gene encoding DNA repair protein RecO, which produces MKGKIKDHGIIVKFSEYSESSLIIRCLTSKHGLISILAKGLRKQPQKNTLLAMGEYEFTLYAPSDEGLYLFCEAALIKEHGFEYAPEIWTAAQCGTELIAAMIIPAYEHEMIYDYLRLYLDYLGGVKSNAILVFWRFFTRLMQIIGVPFSTSKCMICHAEDTKIIASAAATADLVCADCYYESADKERYLLLASQSAGILALLPQIGNYLNLLHIERGTVRQINAILLVYYQAHFHKKLKLNSLSVLEQFYG
- a CDS encoding NFACT RNA binding domain-containing protein; translation: MNYSLLKAWTNEISLKGKEVEKVARTTDSIVFYFTDKTDLHFILDARDAFLFMRSKSSSGSEDAMWQQLKHAVVTDLQMAEDDRILRICLEQRDLYQQKHYYVLIAELGKPRANLILTSIQNHAEIILDALNKFSYADNPQRQILAKLPYQAPKTSFIPADEPIVFPLVLKLHGSLETLGFDNVNDYFAAYYEHVLLAQDKFDTLQQLQRRWQKELGKAKAKLRKQMSELKDAEQSQKWFICAETIKQNLQTISPGQPLLSATNYFDNSLPLIEIPLFADKSPLENMNHFIRKFKKAKNGLKIITENIQKTDSEIKSIEDILVRITTGESVDLIDGKGSSLAQTSKKLSMIDKLLSLKISPDFEIVIGRKASENDFVTTQLGRPHDWWFHTRIYHGAHVLLRNFHKKEPTGETIRLCCSLAAWYSKAKFSTNVPVDYTQIRFVRKPRKSAPGYVTYSNHHTYFASPMDIRAVREALKL